The uncultured Roseibium sp. DNA segment ACCGTCTATGAGGACGCGCGTTCGACGGCTGAAGCCGCCGACGGTTTCTTCTCCGCCTTCTTCAAGGATTACGATGCAATCCTCAGCCCAAGTGCTGCCGGCGAAGCGCCGAAGATAGGGCCGAGCACCGGGGATCCGATTTTCTGCACGATCTGGACGCTGGGCGGGTTGCCCGCCGTTTCCATGCCCCTGCTGGTCGGCGAAAACGGACTGCCGATCGGCGTCCAGCTGATCGGCGCCGTCGAGCAGGACGACCGGCTGATGCGCACGGCCAACTGGCTTTTGAAAACATTGACCAACGCCTGAGGCGAAACAAGGAGTTCCACATGTTAGGACGAAACAGCAAGATCCTCCTCGGGCTGATCGGAACCGTACTGGTTTCTGTCTTCGTTCTCGGCCTGGCCTACAGCATCTCCACCGGCTTTGCCGGCTTCTGGGGCGGCCTGCCCTGTTGGATCATTGCGCTCTTCGTACTGTCTCTCGCCGTCACCGACTATGTTCAGGAGTGCATACTCGGCAAGGACGGGAATGGCAAAGATGGCTGACAAGCCGGTCCTTTGGCTGCCGCGGCGCGTTTCCGACGCAACCATCGCCCGGGCCCGGGAAAGCTACGAGGTGATCCTCAACGAGGCCGACGACGTCAGCACCGCTGACCAGATCGTCGCCATGAGCGCGCGCGTCGACGCGATGATGCCCTGCCATTCGGAGGTCTTTTCAGCCGATGTGGTCAGCCGGCTCGATCCGCGCCTGAAGATCCTCGCCAACCATTCCGTCGGCGTCGATCATTGCGATCTCGCCGCCCTGAAGGCGCGCGGCATCGCGGTGACCAACACACCGGATGTGCTGTCGGACGCGACCGCCGAAATCGCCATGCTGCTGATGCTCGGCGCCGCACGGCGGGCAGTCGAGGGCGACCGGATCGTGAGAAGCGGTGCATGGGACTTCTGGAGCCCGTCCTTCATGGTCGGCAAGCAGGTCAGCGGCGCGCGGCTCGCCATCGTTGGCATGGGGCGCGTCGGCCAGACCTTCGCCAGAAAGGCCCGCGGCTTCGACATGGAGATCCACTACTACAACCGCAAACGCCTGTCGGAGGACCGCGAATTCGGCGCGACCTTTCACAGCACGCTGGAAAGCCTTTTGCCCAACGGCGACTTCCTGTCACTCCACTGCCCGGCCACCCCCGAAACGAGAAACCTTCTGAATGCGGATAGCCTGAAACTGCTTCCCGCAGGCAGCGTGGTCGTCAACACAGCCCGTGGCGCGTTGATCGATGAAGCCGCCCTGATAGATGCGCTCGGGTCCGGGCACGTGGCCGCGGCCGGCCTGGACTGTTTCGTCAAGGAGCCCGGCGGCAATCCCGCATTTGCCGACTTCGAGACCGTGTTCATGCTGCCCCATATCGGCAGCGCGACCGTCCGGACCCGCGATGCCATGGGTTTCCGTGCACTGGACAATCTCGACGCCTTCTTTGCCGGCAGGACGCCGAGGGATCTGCTGTAGACCGCAGCGACAAATGAATGTTTAGCAGCACCGCAGGGGAGATGGGACATCAGCCCCTTCTGTTCATTGGCCTCTTCTATTCATCGGCCTTGGTTTTGATGTCCTTGGAGAGATTGTCCAGCCGCCCCTTAAGCTGACGGTTTCTTCTGACAAAAAAAGCGCAGCAACTTACAAACCCCGAATAGAGTACGGACGGCAATGCGCGAATATTCTTCAAAGCATAGCCAAACAGGATTGCAAGCTGAAGGAATAGCGTCGCCACGAAACTCGATACATAGGAGTTGATTTTACACTCCCGCATGGTGGCCTGGTAATTTCGCGAATACCAGGAATTTCCCAGAATGCGCGAACAGTCTTCATATCGACTGTTCAGCAAACTGACCATGGCGTCAAAGTTGTTCTGATTGAACACCTTAAAAAATATGTCCTCGTCCCCCTCTCTGATTTTGGAGAAGTTAGGCTCCCGGAAGGGGCTGAAGTTGCTTTGAAAGCTCCGATCGGAAAGAGCATTTGTTTCCTGGGAAGCATTGATTGCGGCGGGCAGGCCCAGGCTGATTGCTATGACGAGAACAGCGGCCGTGCTGATAATGAAAGGAACGGATTTCCCCCGACCGTGGAGCGTCACCACGACCCAGGCCAGAAGCAAAACCAACACAATCCGGACCGGGTCGAGAATTTGCGCGAGAGCAGAAGCAGCAATTGAAGAAAGGGTCATGGCTGTTGAGCCCCGAAGTCGAACATCATTCCGTTTCCTTGCTATGTCAGGCAGGGCAAAAAGCCCGCCTTTAATATCCGTGTCGAGCCCCTGATTGCGCCCGGAGGTTGCGGCCGGGACATCATATAATTCGGATGCGGACGGTTGCGCAATTTTTGACTGACTTCAATTGTCCTGACACCTTTTTACAAGCCTGAACAAACGCTTGTTCGGTAAGTTCCCGACAATTACCGACCAGGCCCGTCACTGGCTCGCCTCCCCTTTCAGGATTTTACGACGCCGAAAGAGCCTGGTTTGGAACCAACCGTGACCAGCGTTAAATTGTCTTTGCAGCTTCTTGGAAAGATCGGCCAATCGAAAAGATTGGATAATTTAATTGACCAATTAGCTTTGCTGAGTCATTAGAGCATCGGACGACCCCGGTTTTGGGCGTCCGCTGCGAACACAAACAACGAGCCCGTGCCATGTTCCGCAAGGCGCCACCATTAAGAACCGCCAACGCCGTCGTGCAGCAGATCGAGGAGCTGATCCTCAATGGCGTGCTCCGGCCGGGCGACCGGCTGCCGCCGGAACGGGAACTGGCAGGCGAGATCGATGTCTCCCGCCCGGTCCTGCGCGAGGCCCTGAAGCTCCTGGAGGAGCGAGGACTGCTGACCAGCCGGCAGGGCGGCGGAACCTTCGTCGCGGATGTCATCGGGCCGATCTTTTCCGAGCCGATCATCGCGCTGATCGAACGCCATCCGACGGCCATCGCCGACTATCTGGAATTCCGCCGCGACATGGAGGGCACCGCAGCCGCCCATGCCGCCGAGCGGGCGACGACCGCCGACCGCAAGATCCTGGCCGATATTCTCGCCCAAATGGATGCCGCTTACGAGAGCGGCGATGCAGGCCGGGAAGTGGACCTGGACGTGGAACTGCACCATGCGGTTGGCGAAGCGGCCCATAACGTCATCCTGTTGCACGCCCTTCGCTCCTGCTACCGTCTTCTGGAAAATGGCGTCTTCTACAACCGCCAGAGGCTCTATCATCACCCGACCGCACGCCGCGCCGTCCTGGAGCAGCACAAGCAGATCGTCGACCGCATCCTGGCTGGCGATCCGGTTGGCGCCCGTCAGGCGTCATACGACCACATCGATTTCGTTGCCGCCGCCCTGAAGGAGGCGGAACGCGCCGAAGGCTGGCAGGAAGTTTCCGATCTCCGGCTAAAACAGCGCCGCCAGTCTCCGAACCCAACCCGCACTGCCGCCATCAAAGGTTAGATTTTCAGACCAATCGAGGAAAGCCCATGTCCGCCGTTACCAGCATTGCCGATCTGCAAGCCCTCGCCAGACGCCGTGTCCCGAAGATGTTCTACGAATATGCGGACACCGGCTCCTGGACGCAAAGCACCTATCATGACAACGAGGCCGCCTTTCAGCGCCAGAAGCTGCGCCAGCGGGTCGCGGTCAATATCGACAACCGCAGCCTCAAGACGACGATGATCGGCGAGAAGGTCTCCATGCCGGTGGCGCTCGCCCCGGTCGGCCTCACGGGTATGCAGCATGCGGACGGGGAAATCCTCGCAGCTCAGGCAGCGGAGCAATTCGGCGTGCCGTTCACACTGACCACCATGAGTGTGTGCTCCATCGAGGACGTGGCGGAGCACACGAGCCGGCCGTTCTGGTTCCAGCTCTATGTGATGCGCGACCGCGGCTTTTCGGAATCGCTGATGACGCGGGCGCTCGATGCCGGCTGTTCCGCGCTCGTCCTCACGCTTGATCTTCAGGTTCTGGGACAGCGGCACCGGGACATCAAGAACGGCCTGTCGACCCCGCCGAAGCCGACCCTGCCGGTCCTGCTCGACCTCGCCTTCAAGCCGCGCTGGTGCTGGAATATGCTGCAGACCAAGCGGCGCCAGTTCGGCAACATCCACGGCCACGTCAAGGGCGTCGAGGACATGTCCTCGCTCGCAGAGTGGACCAACAGCCAGTTCGACCCGACGCTCGACTGGTCGTCGGTGGAATGGGTCAAGAAGCACTGGAACCGAAAACTTATCCTCAAGGGCATCAACGACGTGGAGGATGCGAAGATCGCGGTTGGCACGGGCGCTGACGGCATCATCGTCTCCAACCACGGCGGCCGCCAGCTCGACGGCGCACAGGCCTCCTACGATGTGCTGCGGGACATCGTCGATGCCGTTGGCGACAAGATCGAAGTCTATATGGACGGCGGGATCCGCTCCGGCCAGGACGTCTTCAAGGCCGTCGCCATGGGCGCGAAAAGCACCTTCATCGGCCGCTCCTACATCTACGGCCTCGGCGCCATGGGCAGGCCGGGCGTGACCAAGGCGCTGGAAATCATCCGCAAGGAACTGGACGTGACCATGGGCCTGTGCGGCGAGACCGACATCACCAAGATCGGCCGGCACAATCTGGTTCTCTGACCGTTACTGACGCACGTCTTGTTGCGAAAAACCGGATCCCCTTTTTCGCGACGTGCTCTAAGAGCACCCCAGCAGCGCGACCCAGGCCTCGGCGATTGCCCGGCCCGTGCGGTCCGCTGCGTCCGCGTGACGGCGTGCCTCCTGCGGCAAACGCTCCGGCCAGTCCGGATCATGATCCCTGATCCGCTCGGAAAACAGGTCCGACCACCGCTCGGCCTCGGGCAGCGCCACTTCGAAGTGGAACTGGGTCGCATAGGTGGCACGTCCCATGCGAAACGCCTGATTTGGCGTCAGATCACTGCTGGCCAGATGCACGGCGCCGGCTGGCAGGGAAAACGTATCCGTGTGCCAATGGAAGATCGGCGATCCTTCGGCCAGAATGCGGCCGATCGGATCGTCAACCGCCGTGTCGACCGCCCGCACCTCGTGCCAGCCGAATTCGATCGGCCGGTCGAGGATGTTTTGAGCTCCGAACGCCCGTGCAATCAGCTGGGACCCGAGACAGATGCCCAAAACGGGCTTGTCCTTGGTGTGAAAGTCCCTGATGAGACTGCAGACTGCCGGCAGGAAAGGATAGCCTTCGTCGTCGAGCGCATTCTGGGAGCCACCCAGGACGACGAGCCCGGATCGCCCCGCGCCCGTTTCGGGAACCGGTTCACCGGCATGGGCCTGCACGATTTCGTAGCCGATCCCGGCCCGGTCGAGGGCACGGCCGACATTGCCCATCGGGGCATCCGGATAGTTCTCGATCACCAGCACGGACATGCATGAAACTCCAAGAGACTGATTCCTTTCGCCTATCATGATAGGCTTCCGCAAACTTGGCGAGATTTTCGTGGAAGGATCCAAATGCCCGGAAAAACACCGCTGCAGAACCGTGTCATGCCCACCGGGGACATCATCGCCAACCCGGCACGCGGCCTGTTCATGGGCAACCGGGGCGGCAGGATCCATGATCCGGAAACCAAGACCCTGACGAACCGACGCTGGGCATCGCGGCGCTGGATCTGTTGCGTGACCGAATTCAAGAACCGGAGCAGGGAGATCATGGGAGGCGGCTACACGGAACTGTTCTTCCTGGACGAGGTCACCGCGCTTGCCGCCGGCCACCGCCCCTGTTTCGAGTGCCGTAGAGAAGATGCGAAAGCCTTCGCTCGCACCTTTCCCCGAAACCGGCTGGCACACGACTCATTTTCCACCGACCGTATGGACAAGTTGCTGCACGAAGACCGCCTCGACGGCCGGGCCCAGCGACACTTCCAGGCCCGCCTCGACGACCTGCCGGACGGTGCCTTTGTCGCCATCGACGACGCACCTTATGCGCTCCTCAATCGAAGCCTGATCGCCTGGAGCATTGATGGATACAAGCCTTCGACCCTCCCTCCGCCGAAGGGAAACGTCACGGTCCTGACGCCGAAATGCATCTGCGAAACGCTCGCCAACGGCTACCGTCCACACTGGTATCCGAGCGCCGGAACAGCCCGGGGATAATGTTCAATTCTCCTGATCAATCGATCACGAACAATCATTTGTGTTGAAACGATTTTGGGCGCAGATTGCGTCCTGCACATCTGACCGGGATCTCCATGTCCGTTTCCACATCCATCGATTCCGGCCAGGAGCCGGCTTTGTCGGCCACCGACTATGGCCTTTATGGCGCCACTGTCTTTGCCTGGGGCTTCAGCTGGATTGCCATGAAAGGACAGGTGGGCATTGTCGCTCCCGAAGTCTCCGTCTTCTGGCGTTTCGTGCTGGCGGCGGCCGTCATGTTCGGCTGGAGCTTTTTCCGACGACATAACCTTCGGTTCGGCTGGCGGACGCATCTCCGCTTCGCGGGGCTCGGGGCACTGATCTTCTCGACGAACTTCACGTTCTTCTACTACGGCGCCCAACTGCTGCCGTCCGGCCTTTTGGCGGTGGTGTTTTCCCTGACCTCCGTCTTCAATCTGTTCCTGGCCTTCGCCCTCTTCCGCCAGAAGCCGAGCCTTGCCACGTTCGCAGCCGGCCTGATCGGCTTCGGCGGCGTTGCCCTGATGTTCGGACCTCAGATCATGGGCGCGGAGATCGATTATCAGGCCGCTCTCGGACTTCTGTTGTGCACGCTTGGGACGATTTCCTTCTGCCTGGGCAACATGCTGTCGGCCTCGACCCAGAAAACCGGGATCACCGTCACGCCAGCCACGACCTGGGGCATGTTTTACGGTGCCGTCTTTCTCGGAATTTTCGCGACCGTCAGAGGCAACAACTTTGCCGTCGAGTGGACCTTTACCTATATCGGAAGCCTGGTCTATCTCGCTGTCGTTTCCTCGGTGATCGCTTTCGCCTCTTATCTGAGTCTGCTCGGGCGCATCGGATCGGCGCGCGCCGGCTATGCCACCGTGATCTTCCCGGTCATCGCCCTCGCGGTTTCAACCGTGTTCGAAGGCTACCACTGGACGGGGTTCGCCTTTGCCGGCCTGCTGCTGGTGCTGACCGGCAATGTCATGATGCTGAAGAAACGCTGACAAGCGCTTTGCTGCGCCTTACTCCGCGGCGATCTGGTTCGCCACGTTGCCGATGGCCGCGACGATGTGATTGCACAAAGTGTCATGCATCGGCTGGCGCGCTGACACGGACCGCAGCAGGCTGATCTCGCACGGCGGAAGCGCGGGGAAGCCATCCTTTTCTTCCAGAATACGCATGCCGTCACGGACAGCGCTTTCCGGGAACACCGTGACCGCCAGCCCCGCCTGTACGGCCCCAACCAGCGCCGACGCGCTGGAGCTGACATAGGCGACATTGTAGGACCGGTCGACCCGGTCCAGGGCTTCCATGGACAGGCGCCGCCAGGAACAGGTCGACGGTCCCACAGCCAAACGGATCACGTCCATGGTATGCGCGCAATGCTGGCTGGACGACACCCAGTAGAGCGGCTCGCGGCGAATGACCTCGCCCCGCGCGTCCGACTGATCGTCGGAGGTGACGATGGCCACATCCAGCTTGCCTTCATGAATGGCCGTACCCAGACGTGTGCTACCGGCGCACTCCACCTGTATCTCGATCGACGGATTGAGCCGGTTGAAAGCCGCCAGAACCTGGGGTAGCAGGCGGTCGGCATAGTCATCGGGCACGCCGAGCTTCACCTGGCCGACTTCCTTGCGGTTGCCGAATGCGGACAGGGTCTCGTCATTGAGACTTATCATGCGCCGGGCATACTCCAGAAGGCGCTGTCCATCTTCCGTCAGGCGCGACTGCCTGCCGTCCTTGGCGAAGATCGGAAGGCCAAGGCGTTCTTCCAGACGGCGCATCTGCATGGACACGGCCGACTGGGTCTTGTGCACGGCCTCCCCGGCTTTGGTGAAGCTTCCGAGTTCCGCGATGGCAAGGAACGTTCGCAGCTGATCGATGTCCAGCACATGATTCATGAGAGACCTGCCGACAGATTTTCTTATAAGAAATTTTGATTGTTTGAACAGTATACATCAATAGCGTTTGCACACCAAGAGGGGGGGTGCAGTCACCCGCCGGAACGCTTCAGAGTCGAGATGGATTTGACGAAATTGTATGGATCTCGCTCCGCAAAATCCAAAGATAAAGAAAATAGTATATATATTTCAATATCTTAAAAATCCATAACGATATGTGATTGTTCCGATAAAAAACATTCGTTGGATATATTAAAGCGAACACGTCATCTTCCGATTGTCCCAAGAAGACGAACCGCCGGACCGGCGGTGCCGAATGACCTGCAAACACCATTTGCCGGTAACAGGAGAATTTTGCCATGACGCATTTTGCAAGACAGAGCCTGACTGCAACCATCGGCCATGCAATTGCCCGTGCATGGCGCGCTTACAAGAACCGGCGCGAAGTCGTGAAATTGTATGAGATGTCCGACAGTCAACTGGAGGACATCGGCCTGACCCGAGGCGACATTCGTCGAGCCTTACAGCTACCGCTGTTTATCGACCCGACTCCCGTTTTGAACGGCTGGGCGGACGAGAAGCGGGTGAGGTTCGCTCCGGTTACCCAAGACCGGCTGCCGCTCGAACGCGGCACCCAGTCCGAAGCCACGAAACCCACTGTCATCAAGTTTTCAGAGCGCAACTCGAAAGTTGCTGCCTGATCCGAACTGCTACTGCAGCCCCGTCGGCACCTGTGCTGACACTCACTGGCCCGCCACCCCCGGCGGGCCTTTTTTTATAGGGCCAGACCCTACTCCGGTTTGCCGGATGTATTTCCCATATCCCGGGCAGCTCGATTGAAGAAACTGTCGAAAGCCTCGAACTGGCTTGATTGAAAGTCCCGGCCCGCGGCCATCCAGTTGGCCATCATGGCATCGAATTCGGACGCCTCTGCCTGGTCCCCTGCTTCGCCGTCATCGGCAATAGCGTCCTCCTCTTCCGTATCCAGTTCGGCTTCGACCTCTTCTTCGTCTTCCGGATGAACCTCTTCCGTTTCCGTGCGGTCCAGAGGTTTGAGGAATTGGGACCAGAAAGCGTTTACCGCCTCGGCATAGCCCTGGACATAATCCATCGGTTTGGGAACCGGCTTCGGCCGGCCGCGGACGAAACCGCGCACGAAGGCGTCCAGAAGCTCTTGTGCCTCACTGTGCAGATAGGGTCTGACAACCTGCGACATGGCCAGGGTTGCGGCGACAGGCATCATTTCCTGAACCGCCTTCTGCTGCAGGCCGGTTGCCTGGGCGATCTGTTCGGCGACCGCCTTGCGCACGAATTCAGGGCCGAAGAACGGCGACAGCTGCTCGTTCGAGATGTCCTGCCCGGTCTTGCCGAACAGCTTCAGCGGATTGAAGACATTGACCGGCTCCGCCGGCGCCTGGAAGGGCGATAGCGACTGAGGCCCGAAATGCCGAAAGCCGGCCATCGCGGCCGGCATGAGGCGAGACATGGCCTCGCTGAGGTCCTGGTTCGTCCAGCCGAAGCGCTGCCGCATATCCTCGGCGACGGCAGCCAGATCAAACGGATAAGAAAAGCCGGAATCATCTGCCATTGCCAAAGCCCTGAAACGTTTCGCCAATCCGCATGATCGGCGTTCAGCCCGCTCAGGTCAATTCGCGGTTTTTCAATAGGTTCAATTTCTGCGAATGTTTAGGGCCGGCCCTTTAATACGCATATTCCTTGAAGATATGTGTCAGGTCGCCATTCCAGCTGCCGTTGTAGCGTTGCAGCAGGACGTCGGCGGGGCACATGCCGGCAGCCAGGCCCTCCTCGATCGGCGCCAGATGAACGCGCTCGTCCAGATCGCCGTCGCTTAAACGGGCGCGCCGCTTCAAACCCTCGCTGGACAGAGCCAGAGCTTCCTTGGCGATATTCAGGACAGTGCCGGACCGAAAGGCGGTCTGCAGGGCGTCCCTGGGAACGCCTGCCCGCAATGCGGCGCGCTCTTCGCGGGTCCAGTCCTTCACAAGCTGCCAGGCCTGATCCAGAATGCCATCGTCATAGAGCAATCCGACCCAGAAGGCCGGCAGTGCACAGATCCGGCGCCAGGGACCACCGTCCGCGCCGCGCATTTCGATGTATTTTTTCAGGCGCACGTCCGGGAACAGGGTCGACAGATGGTTGTTCCAGTCTCCGAGATTCGGACGCGCGTCCGGAATGCGGCCTTCCAGCGCCCCGTTCATGAACTCGCGGAAGGTGGTGCCGGTGACATCGTGATAGGCGTCGCCGCGCTTGACGAAATACATCGGCACGTCGATGGCCCATTCCACATAATCCTCGAAGCCGAAACCGTCTTCGAAGGCAAAGGGAAGGTCACCCGTCCGGTCTGCATCCGTGTCGGTCCAGATCTGCGCGCGGAACGACTTGAAACCATTGGGCTTGCCATCGGTGAACGGCGAATTGGCGAAGATCGCGGTTGCGATCGGCTGCAGGGCCAGACCGACACGCATCTTCAGCGCCATGTCGGCTTCGGAGGCAAAATCCAGATTCACCTGAATGGTCGAGGTCCGGTACATCATGTCCAGCCCGAGACTGCCGACCTTCGGCATGTAGCGGGTCATGATCTCGTAACGCGACTTGGGCATGGCATGAACGTCTTCGCGGCGCCATGTGGGCGCCATGCCGGTTCCCAGGAAGCCAACGCCCATCGGATCGGCAACCTGGCGAACCTGCGCAAGATGCGCGTTCGTTTCGCGGCAGGTTTCATGCAGATTGTCGAGAGGTGCCCCCGACAGCTCGAACTGGCCACCGGGTTCGATGGAAATAGCACCGCCGCCGACCGGATCGGCCAGGCCGATGATCTTGCCCGCATCCTCGATTCGTTCCCAGCCGAGCAGCTTTTCCATGCCCGTGAGAACGGCCTCGACGCCCTGCGGTCCGTCATAGGGGATCGGGGACAGATCGGACTGGCGGAAACCGAATTTTTCGTGCTCGGTTCCGATCCGGAACCGGTCGGCCGGCTTGCAGCCGTCCTCAAGCGTCGCGGCAAGCGCAGCAATGCCTTCAATCGGCGTCGAATCGACGGTGTCGCGAGCCATTCAGACTGTCCTCAATTTCAAGTCGATGCATGCAATAGCCAATCGACAGGCCATGCACATTCGCAGTGGGTCATTTCGTTCTCGTGAATACCGAACGACTGCTGGCATTTAGGACTGATTGGTCCGAAACGCAAGGCAGACAAATGGCGCGGAATTAAACTCACGCGTTTCTGAAGAGCGACCGGACCCGTCCGGGGCAGCGAGGACGGATTGACGCAAGCCGGTTTGCGATCTTCAGGGACGATATGATTCCCTGATTATGGATACAGTTTCCGAAATGTGTCAGCTCCAGTCGCCCAAGGTCGCCTGAACGATCGCCAACGCGGCAACGGCGGCGGTATCCGCACGCAGGATCCGAGGTCCGAGCGGGATCGGCGTCACGAAGCTTTGGGCGCGCAGGACTTCTCTTTCCTCCGGCGAGAACCCGCCCTCGGGACCGATCAGGACGGCGAGCGGTGCCGGTCCCCGGTCCGCCAGATCGGCAAGCGCCCGGAGCGGGTTCTGGGTTTCCTCACCTTCATCGCAGAACAGCAGACGCCGGCCCGGTTGCGTCTGCTCCCATGCACCAACGAGATCCTTCAGCGTCATCGGCTCCAGAACCTGAGGGACCGCGATGACACCGCATTGTTCGGCCGCCTCGATGATATTGGCTTCCATGCGTTCCAGATTGACCCGGCTCGCCTGGGTGTACTGGGTCATCACCGGCCTGAGGCTTCCGGCCCCCATTTCCACCGCCTTTTGCACCATATAATCAAGGCGCGCATGTTTCAGCGGGGCAAAGAGGTATTGCAGATCGATAGCGGACGTCTGCTCGCGCACCTGCTCCACCAGCTTCAGCAGGCAGGCCTTGCGCCCGGTCGCGACGATTTCCGCAAGCCACTCGCCGTCCTTGCCATTGAAGACAAGAATCCGGTCTGTGTCCTTGAGGCGCAGGACATTGAGAAGATAGTTCGCCTGACTGCGGTCAGCTTCTATCGAAGCCCCCGGCGCCAGAAGCGGGCGAACGAACAGACGCTGCATTTTGAAGTCGTATCTGGACATGAGCCCAAAGTAAGGTGTGACCGGAACGGATTTCAATGGCTGTGCGGGACGCGTCCCCCGGGAAAGCGAAACGCCGACCTGAGAGGCCGGCATTCCAGAGCATCGCCCGATGCTCTAAATCTAAATCATGCGTGCTGTCCGGTTGCAGGTGGCGCAGCCGGTTCGTCTTCGTCTTCTGCCGGGGCTTTATCCGCATGGCCGACATACATGTAGAACATCGGCACCACGAACAGGGTGAACAGCGTCCCGACGGACATGCCGGTGAAAATCACCAGACCGATGGAATAGCGCGCGGCGGCTCCCGCCCCTTCGGCGATGACCAGCGGCAGGACGCCGAGCACCATGGCGCCCGTCGTCATCAGGATCGGCCGCAGCCGCTCCCGCGCAGCCTCGACGATCGCCTCGCGCTTCGTCATGCCGTGCTGATCGCGCTGCACATTGGCGAATTCCACCATCAGGATGCCGTGCTTGGTGATCAGACCCACGAGGGTGATCAGACCGACCTGGGTGTAGATGTTCAGCGTGCCCAGCCCGAGGTTCAACGGCACAAGGGCACCGAAGATCGACAACGGCACCGTCATCATGATGATGAACGGATCGCGGAAGCTTTCGAACTGTGCCGCCAGGAC contains these protein-coding regions:
- a CDS encoding D-glycerate dehydrogenase, producing MADKPVLWLPRRVSDATIARARESYEVILNEADDVSTADQIVAMSARVDAMMPCHSEVFSADVVSRLDPRLKILANHSVGVDHCDLAALKARGIAVTNTPDVLSDATAEIAMLLMLGAARRAVEGDRIVRSGAWDFWSPSFMVGKQVSGARLAIVGMGRVGQTFARKARGFDMEIHYYNRKRLSEDREFGATFHSTLESLLPNGDFLSLHCPATPETRNLLNADSLKLLPAGSVVVNTARGALIDEAALIDALGSGHVAAAGLDCFVKEPGGNPAFADFETVFMLPHIGSATVRTRDAMGFRALDNLDAFFAGRTPRDLL
- a CDS encoding FCD domain-containing protein; amino-acid sequence: MFRKAPPLRTANAVVQQIEELILNGVLRPGDRLPPERELAGEIDVSRPVLREALKLLEERGLLTSRQGGGTFVADVIGPIFSEPIIALIERHPTAIADYLEFRRDMEGTAAAHAAERATTADRKILADILAQMDAAYESGDAGREVDLDVELHHAVGEAAHNVILLHALRSCYRLLENGVFYNRQRLYHHPTARRAVLEQHKQIVDRILAGDPVGARQASYDHIDFVAAALKEAERAEGWQEVSDLRLKQRRQSPNPTRTAAIKG
- a CDS encoding alpha-hydroxy acid oxidase, with the translated sequence MSAVTSIADLQALARRRVPKMFYEYADTGSWTQSTYHDNEAAFQRQKLRQRVAVNIDNRSLKTTMIGEKVSMPVALAPVGLTGMQHADGEILAAQAAEQFGVPFTLTTMSVCSIEDVAEHTSRPFWFQLYVMRDRGFSESLMTRALDAGCSALVLTLDLQVLGQRHRDIKNGLSTPPKPTLPVLLDLAFKPRWCWNMLQTKRRQFGNIHGHVKGVEDMSSLAEWTNSQFDPTLDWSSVEWVKKHWNRKLILKGINDVEDAKIAVGTGADGIIVSNHGGRQLDGAQASYDVLRDIVDAVGDKIEVYMDGGIRSGQDVFKAVAMGAKSTFIGRSYIYGLGAMGRPGVTKALEIIRKELDVTMGLCGETDITKIGRHNLVL
- a CDS encoding type 1 glutamine amidotransferase; this translates as MSVLVIENYPDAPMGNVGRALDRAGIGYEIVQAHAGEPVPETGAGRSGLVVLGGSQNALDDEGYPFLPAVCSLIRDFHTKDKPVLGICLGSQLIARAFGAQNILDRPIEFGWHEVRAVDTAVDDPIGRILAEGSPIFHWHTDTFSLPAGAVHLASSDLTPNQAFRMGRATYATQFHFEVALPEAERWSDLFSERIRDHDPDWPERLPQEARRHADAADRTGRAIAEAWVALLGCS
- a CDS encoding DMT family transporter, whose product is MSVSTSIDSGQEPALSATDYGLYGATVFAWGFSWIAMKGQVGIVAPEVSVFWRFVLAAAVMFGWSFFRRHNLRFGWRTHLRFAGLGALIFSTNFTFFYYGAQLLPSGLLAVVFSLTSVFNLFLAFALFRQKPSLATFAAGLIGFGGVALMFGPQIMGAEIDYQAALGLLLCTLGTISFCLGNMLSASTQKTGITVTPATTWGMFYGAVFLGIFATVRGNNFAVEWTFTYIGSLVYLAVVSSVIAFASYLSLLGRIGSARAGYATVIFPVIALAVSTVFEGYHWTGFAFAGLLLVLTGNVMMLKKR
- a CDS encoding LysR substrate-binding domain-containing protein, producing MNHVLDIDQLRTFLAIAELGSFTKAGEAVHKTQSAVSMQMRRLEERLGLPIFAKDGRQSRLTEDGQRLLEYARRMISLNDETLSAFGNRKEVGQVKLGVPDDYADRLLPQVLAAFNRLNPSIEIQVECAGSTRLGTAIHEGKLDVAIVTSDDQSDARGEVIRREPLYWVSSSQHCAHTMDVIRLAVGPSTCSWRRLSMEALDRVDRSYNVAYVSSSASALVGAVQAGLAVTVFPESAVRDGMRILEEKDGFPALPPCEISLLRSVSARQPMHDTLCNHIVAAIGNVANQIAAE
- a CDS encoding DUF1127 domain-containing protein, whose product is MTHFARQSLTATIGHAIARAWRAYKNRREVVKLYEMSDSQLEDIGLTRGDIRRALQLPLFIDPTPVLNGWADEKRVRFAPVTQDRLPLERGTQSEATKPTVIKFSERNSKVAA
- a CDS encoding glutamate--cysteine ligase — its product is MARDTVDSTPIEGIAALAATLEDGCKPADRFRIGTEHEKFGFRQSDLSPIPYDGPQGVEAVLTGMEKLLGWERIEDAGKIIGLADPVGGGAISIEPGGQFELSGAPLDNLHETCRETNAHLAQVRQVADPMGVGFLGTGMAPTWRREDVHAMPKSRYEIMTRYMPKVGSLGLDMMYRTSTIQVNLDFASEADMALKMRVGLALQPIATAIFANSPFTDGKPNGFKSFRAQIWTDTDADRTGDLPFAFEDGFGFEDYVEWAIDVPMYFVKRGDAYHDVTGTTFREFMNGALEGRIPDARPNLGDWNNHLSTLFPDVRLKKYIEMRGADGGPWRRICALPAFWVGLLYDDGILDQAWQLVKDWTREERAALRAGVPRDALQTAFRSGTVLNIAKEALALSSEGLKRRARLSDGDLDERVHLAPIEEGLAAGMCPADVLLQRYNGSWNGDLTHIFKEYAY
- a CDS encoding 16S rRNA (uracil(1498)-N(3))-methyltransferase — translated: MSRYDFKMQRLFVRPLLAPGASIEADRSQANYLLNVLRLKDTDRILVFNGKDGEWLAEIVATGRKACLLKLVEQVREQTSAIDLQYLFAPLKHARLDYMVQKAVEMGAGSLRPVMTQYTQASRVNLERMEANIIEAAEQCGVIAVPQVLEPMTLKDLVGAWEQTQPGRRLLFCDEGEETQNPLRALADLADRGPAPLAVLIGPEGGFSPEEREVLRAQSFVTPIPLGPRILRADTAAVAALAIVQATLGDWS